The Plasmodium brasilianum strain Bolivian I chromosome 14, whole genome shotgun sequence genome contains a region encoding:
- a CDS encoding sporozoite surface protein 3, giving the protein MCDFSSEKYSLDMGDYYDDVICYHEIGEGDSIGMIIPRYRDGNENIHIITKCFDKISLKKSGANPVSIYEVFTNDEISLSDANIFYNSEYLSSILHIKKVSKSNYIHCAFESRNAKGVPVHRGMTKISIKNTVINNENKSNRKVIDLFNKIDLNKDNSKNKYSISAEPGHILYILGIKMTNNKFIYFDDNCPIDFEQIGDIYKYIFPLINEKEVTYDCPMYLDENGKNISVGLLHITFVQKNPTLVDISKEILKMYMKYDIEKNLIKLLYGTEQEDNKLNGSRYIQQSIDINETQTSNLQSMNLDKEHCNNDKCNELFDNSHCSSICGNGYRLHSKYNVHYDTQGVVPCNNGECSIYDEIEPLIIFSFMAIVIFCITVVIFIIMLYNIMHTDKRKISDPFFTYDSNIKNKETS; this is encoded by the coding sequence ATGTGCGACTTTTCGTCGGAAAAATATAGTTTAGACATGGGTGATTACTACGACGATGTGATATGTTATCATGAGATTGGAGAGGGGGATAGTATTGGTATGATCATACCAAGGTATAGAGACGGAAATGAAAATATccatataataacaaaatgttTTGATAAAATATCCTTAAAAAAATCAGGGGCCAATCCAGTGTCTATATATGAGGTATTTACGAATGATGAAATTTCTTTATCTGACGcgaacatattttataattctgaGTACCTTTCTTCTATTctacatattaaaaaggtAAGTAAGAGTAATTACATTCACTGTGCATTCGAAAGTAGGAATGCAAAAGGAGTTCCAGTCCATAGAGGAATGACAAAGATTTCGATAAAAAACACAgttattaataatgaaaataaatcaaaCAGAAAAGTTATTgacttatttaataaaatagatttaaataaagacaattcaaagaataaatattcaattaGTGCAGAACCAGgtcatatattatacattttaggaataaaaatgacaaataacaagtttatatattttgatgaTAATTGTCCAATAGATTTTGAACAAATAGGagatatatacaaatatatattccccttaataaatgaaaaggaagtCACATATGATTGTCCAATGTATCTTGATGAAAacggaaaaaatatatctgtaGGTCTTTTACATATAACCTTTGTTCAAAAAAATCCTACTTTAGTAGATATTAGTAAAGAAATTCTAAAAATGTACATGAAATatgatatagaaaaaaactTAATAAAACTCTTATATGGTACGGAACAGGAAGACAACAAATTAAATGGTAGTCGATATATACAACAGAGCATAGATATAAATGAAACGCAAACGTCTAATCTTCAGTCAATGAATCTGGATAAAGAACATTGTAATAATGACAAGTGTAATGAATTATTTGATAATTCTCATTGTTCATCCATTTGTGGAAACGGATATAGATTACACAGTAAATATAATGTACACTATGATACTCAGGGAGTGGTACCATGCAACAATGGTGAATGTTCTATTTATGATGAAATTGAACCCTTGatcatattttcatttatggCTATTGTTATCTTCTGTATAACagttgtaatttttattattatgctaTATAACATTATGCATACAGATAAGCGAAAAATTTCAGACCCTTTCTTTACCTATGACTCAAACATTAAGAACAAAGAAACGTCATAA
- a CDS encoding GTP-binding protein YihA3, translated as MKNCVYNFLNNYYDIMNNVKNKIEYYYCLPTIFLKIISVSCCENAYNNDIEPTYNLKKKKKNLISGNKNFHKLAGYEHFSFEVVLYYIKQTVTFLVYFLIHFYLFFYNTFYYMTSNIITKSFLEISNEKYYYSTSIPNNLFNSFVTIYKMYEKNNSLDFKFKVDHMAFLGSGFIYDKQGYILTAAHNITNSADTFVIKNNDDFYFATVSGLHKDSDICVMKINSEEQFSHISLDSRREDLKQGEPVIAYGQIQNFDKETYSIGVVNQPKQTFSKFENFNENKKACLYPFIQISNPINKGMSGSPLIDRHGNLVGMIQKKIDNYGLALPSHILKNIALCLQHRGTYEEPFLGIILKGEELSTKNNQNNKTELKIYDVLANSPAHTSGLKKEDILLKINNLNINHICQIHEILNSTCDGLNYNFLIFCFYYFSFLNNVEVMLKAKYINKKEDLEYKPFKNISFNKLKTNLKKFLVVNKKFNISDIKHVSFLGKFHNYEKIENYGVNEICILGRSNVGKSTFLRNFIKYLINVNEHHNIRVSKNSGCTRSINLYSFENAKKKRLFILTDMPGVGYAAGIGKEKMNYLRKNLDDYIYLRNQICLFFVLIDMTVDIQKNDVALVDAIRDKFNSNPDDRLNAIKNFYKLDKIPISISKFSNHNYINIFKEIQYYCNLDAP; from the exons atgaaaaattgcgtgtataattttttaaataattattatgatataatgaataatgtaaagaataaaatagaatattattactgtttaCCTACTATTTTCCTGAAAATTATTTCTGTATCATGCTGTGAAAATgcttataataatgatattgaACCaacttataatttaaaaaaaaaaaaaaaaaatttaataagtGGGAACAAGAACTTTCATAAACTAGCTGGATATGAACATTTCTCATTTGAAGTAgttctttattatattaaacagACTGTAACATTTCTTGTCTATTTccttattcatttttatttatttttttataatactttttattatatgactagtaatataataactAAATCATTCTTAGAAATTTCAAACGAAAAGTACTATTATTCTACTTCCATTCCGAATAATCTTTTTAACAGTTTTGTTACAATTTACAAGATGtatgaaaagaataattcATTAGATTTTAAATTTAAGGTAGATCACATGGCATTTTTGGGTTCAGGATTCATATACGACAAACAAG GATATATACTGACAGCTGCGCACAATATAACA AACTCAGCTGACAcatttgttataaaaaataatgacgatttttattttgcaacAGTATCCGGTTTACATAAAG ACTCGGATATTTGTGTTATGAAAATTAATTCGGAGGAACAGTTTTCTCATATATCTCTAG ACTCTAGAAGAGAGGATTTAAAGCAAGGGGAACCAGTAATTGCATATGGACAAATACag AATTTCGATAAAGAAACGTACAGTATTGGTGTAGTAAATCAACCAAAGCAGACTTTTTCAAAATTCGAAAACTTTAATGAAAACAAGAAAGCATGTTTATACCCGTTTATTCAAATATCCAATCCTATTAATAAGG GCATGTCAGGTTCACCATTAATAGATCGGCATGGAAATCTCGTAGGAatgatacaaaaaaaaatagataattACGG ATTAGCCTTACCttcacatattttaaaaaatatagcttTATGTTTACAGCATAGAGGAACATATGAGGAACCATTTTTAG GAATAATATTAAAGGGAGAAGAATTGAGCACTAAGAATAaccaaaataataaaacag aattaaaaatatatgacgTTTTAGCTAACTCACCGGCTCACACTAGcggattaaaaaaagaagatatcCTTTTGAAGATTAACAATCTAAATATAAATCATATATGtcaa ATACATGAAATTCTTAACAGTACATGTGATGG GTTAAACTATAATTTCCtaatattttgcttttattatttttctttccttaATAACGTTGAAGTTATGCTAAAGGCGAAAT acataaataaaaaagaagactTAGAATATAAAccttttaaaaacattagTTTCAATAAACTTAagacaaatttaaaaaaatttttagttgtaaataaaaaatttaacatatCGGACATTAAGCACGTTTCGTTCTTAG gaaaattccacaattatgaaaaaattgaaaattatggagtaaatgaaatatgtatattaggCAGGAGCAATGTAGGAAAATCAACATTTCttagaaattttataaaatatttaataaatgttaaTGAACATCATAACATTAGGGTATCAAAAAATAGTGGCTGTACAAGGtcaattaatttatattcatttgaaaatgcaaaaaaaaaaaggttattCATTCTTACCGATATGCCAGGTGTCGGTTATGCAGCAGGGAtagggaaagaaaaaatgaattatttaagaaaaaatttagacgattacatatatttacggAATCAaatttgcttattttttgttttaattgaTATGACTGTTGACATACAGAAAAATGATGTTGCATTAGTGGATGCCATACG CGATAAGTTTAATTCAAACCCTGATGACAGACTTAACgcaattaaaaatttttataaacttGACAAGATTCCAATAAGTATTTCTAAATTCTCTAATCATAATTA TATTAACATCTTTAAAGAAATTCAGTATTACTGTAATTTGGATGCCCCATGa